A single genomic interval of Rhinopithecus roxellana isolate Shanxi Qingling chromosome 11, ASM756505v1, whole genome shotgun sequence harbors:
- the LOC104664199 gene encoding uncharacterized protein encoded by LINC01561, which produces MAWRVPRVRPASSFFPQVLRASSELPNRLPEGSTVGPKPENGWEAGSQESWGLTSSRAGQDSSAQKLGILGVQISLKICTWEKPSGWGHLCAAVTGASCCSPPSQGGAIRLVTAPQDKPDCSPCTAGH; this is translated from the coding sequence ATGGCCTGGAGAGTCCCAAGGGTGAGGCCAGCAAGTTCTTTCTTCCCCCAGGTGCTCAGAGCATCCTCTGAGTTGCCAAACAGACTCCCAGAGGGATCAACTGTGGGCCCTAAACCAGAGAACGGCTGGGAAGCAGGGTCTCAGGAGAGCTGGGGTCTCACCAGCTCAAGAGCAGGCCAGGACTCCTCAGCACAGAAGCTGGGAATCTTGGGTGTTCAGATCAGCCTGAAAATCTGCACTTGGGAAAAGCCATCTGGCTGGGGCCACCTGTGTGCGGCTGTGACTGGGGCATCCTGCTGCTCTCCTCCCTCACAAGGTGGTGCCATCCGCCTTGTCACTGCTCCTCAGGACAAGCCTGACTGCTCTCCCTGCACCGCTGGCCATTGA